CAAGCCTTGCAAGCTCCACGGCCTCCTCTTCGCCGACCTCCTTGATTTCCCTCACCACGCCGGCGAGTACCTCGACGGGGAGAGGGCCGAAGTTCACGCGCTGGCAGCGCGACAGCACGGTGGGCAGCATGTGGGCGCCGTGGGCGGCAACGAGCACTATCACCGACCCGGCCGGCGGTTCCTCCAGTGTCTTGAGAAAGGCGTTGGCCGCCTCGGCCGTCATCTTCTCGGCGCCGTCGACTATGGCCACCGTCCTTCCCGCCTCGGCGCGGTATTTGAGCCCCTCGGCCACGGCGCGGACCCTGTCTATCTTGAGGACGCCCTTCTCCGGCGCGGTCTCGACGAGGTTGACCGGCGTGCCTCCGTCAAAGGCGTCGCACGAGGGACAGCGGCCGCAGGGCCCGCCGTCCATGGCGTGCGGACAGTTGAGGGCCTGGGCGAAGGCCAGGGCCGCAAGGCGCTTGCCGACGCCCTCGGGACCGGAGAAGAGATAGGCGCTGGCAACGCGACCGCCGGCAACGGCCCGCCTCAGAAGGCCCATCTCCCTGTCATGTCCCTTTATTACGTCGAATAGCGAGGCCATAGGTCGCGGGCCCGCGGAGCCCCCTCTCTCTCATCCCGCGGGGGAAGCGTTCTGCAAATGGCTCCCCCCCGTCAATCAATCAGGACTTCCTTACGATTATAACACCAAAGTGTCGATTATTGCACGTATTTCATCGAAGACCACATCCTGCGGCCCCGTCCCGTCCACGACCCTGATCCTTTTCGTGTCGCTACGGGCCAGCGCAAGGTAGCCGTCGCGCACCCGGCGGTGGAAGTCGAGGTCTTCGCCCTCAAGACGATCCTCGGCCGCGCCGGCCTCCCTGTTCCGGCTCCGCGCCCGGGAAAGTCCCACCTCCGGCGGACAGTCGATGAGCACCGTCACGTCCG
This Deltaproteobacteria bacterium DNA region includes the following protein-coding sequences:
- a CDS encoding DNA polymerase III subunit delta', which codes for MASLFDVIKGHDREMGLLRRAVAGGRVASAYLFSGPEGVGKRLAALAFAQALNCPHAMDGGPCGRCPSCDAFDGGTPVNLVETAPEKGVLKIDRVRAVAEGLKYRAEAGRTVAIVDGAEKMTAEAANAFLKTLEEPPAGSVIVLVAAHGAHMLPTVLSRCQRVNFGPLPVEVLAGVVREIKEVGEEEAVELARLGCGSVARALEFADARLHEKRKAVIDAVSELDGRRWPELLSLAERLAKDESLEAALEMLKGWYRDGVLAAEGFAAEGLAPHSGGLAPPRGPTARLLDAYDAVEEALRAVRPPRYGNRQLAVETMLMRLAGR